TGCGTGCCGTTAGCGAGACGTTTGTACAACGAGAGTCGCTCCTGAACGTCGCCGCAGTAGTCGCTCGGCAGAATCGCAGGCACGTGCAGGTTGATTTCGGTCGTGGCAGCGAGCGGGGCGGTGAGGTCCGGCTCGCGACCGGCCTTGAGAGCGCTCACGGCGTCCGCCAGCATGTCGGTGTACAGCTGGAAGCCGATCTCGTGAATTTCCCCGGACTGCTTGTCGCCCAGCACTTCGCCAGCGCCGCGAATTTCCAGATCGTGCATGGCAAGGTAAAAGCCCGCGCCGAGTTCTTCCATCTGCTGAATCGCTTCGAGACGGCGCTGCGCCTGCTTGGTGAGCGACTTCGGATCGTGCACGAGCAGATAGGCGTAGGCCTGATGGTGCGAACGCCCGACGCGGCCACGCAACTGGTGCAACTGCGCCAGACCGAACTTGTCGGCGCGATGCATCAGGATCGTGTTGGCCGTCGGCACGTCGATGCCGGTCTCGATGATGGTCGTACACAGCAGCACGTTGGCGCGTTGTGTCACGAAGTCACGCATCACGCGTTCGAGATCGCGCTCGTGCATCTGGCCGTGGGCGACGACGATGCGCGCTTCGGGCACGAGCGCTTCGAGCTGCGCCTTGCGGTTCTCGATCGTCTCTACCTCGTTGTGCAGGAAGTACACCTGCCCACCGCGCTTGAGTTCGCGCAGCATGGCTTCGCGGATCACGCCGTCTTCCTCGCGTCGCACGAAAGTCTTGATCGCCAGACGCTTCTGCGGCGCGGTGGCGATCACCGAGAAGTCGCGCAAGCCTTCGAGCGCCATGCCCAGCGTGCGCGGGATCGGCGTGGCGGTCAGCGTGAGCATGTCCACTTCGGCGCGCAGCGCCTTGAGCGCTTCCTTCTGACGGACACCGAAGCGGTGTTCTTCGTCGATGATCACCAGGCCGAGGCGCTGGAACTGGATGTCGTTCGATAGCAGCTTGTGCGTGCCGATCACGATGTCGACCTGACCTTCGTTGATCGCCTTCACGCTCGCGTTCACTTCCTTCGTGGTCTTGAAGCGTGAGAGCTCGGCAATTCGCACCGGCCAGTCGGCGAAGCGGTCGGAGAAGGTTTGCGCGTGCTGCTCGGCCAGTAGCGTCGTGGGCGCAAGAATCGCGACCTGCTTGCCGTCGAGTACGGCAATGAACGCGGCGCGCAGGGCGACTTCGGTCTTGCCGAAGCCCACGTCCCCGCAGACCAGACGGTCCATCGGGCGGCCGCTTGTCATATCGCTCATCACGGCGGCAATGGCGGCGGCCTGATCCGGCGTTTCTTCGAAGCCGAAGCTGTCCGCAAACTTCTCGTAATCGCGCGGCGACAGCTCGAACGCATAGCCCGAGCGTGCGGCACGGCGGGCATAAAGGTTAAGCAGTTCGGCGGCGGTGTCGCGGATCTGTTGTGCAGCCTTGCGTTTCGCCTTCTCCCACTGGCCGGAGCCGAGCGAGTGTAGCGGTGCGGTGTCCGGATCTGCGCCGCTGTAGCGCGAAATCAGATGCAATTGCGAGACCGGCACGTACAGCTTGCTGTCGCCCGAGTATTCGAGATGCAGGAACTCGGTTTCGCCCTCGCCGAGATCCATACTGACGAGGCCGTGATAGCGGCCGATGCCGTGCTGGCTATGGACGACCGGGTCGCCAACCTTCAGCTCGGCCAGATCGCGCACCATCGAATCGACTGATGTGGCCTGCTCCTGGCGGCGCTTACCCGCACGGCGCGCGAGCCCTTCGTAAAGTTCGTTCTCGGTGACGAAGGCGAGGTCTTCCGTCGGTAACAGGAAACCGGCGGCCAGTGGCGCGACGCCGATCGCGAAGCGTTTGTCCGAGGTCAGAAAATCTTCTAGCGATTCGACGCTTGTCGGGCGCAGATCGTTGTCGTGCAGCAGTTGCAGCAGCGTCTCACGACGTCCGGCCGAGTCGGCGCACAGCAGCACGCGCGCGGGTGTGCGCGCCAGGTACGCGCGCAAGGCGGCGAGCGGATCGTCTGCACGACGGTTGATGGCCAGCGGTGGCAGGGCAATCGCCCAACTGCCGTCACCCGGCGTGGGCAGCGTCAGGCGCGCGAAGGGTTTGGCGAGCGTGAAGAAGTCCTGATCGAGCAGGAACAGCTGCTCTGGCGGTAGCACCGGGCGCTCGCGGTCGTGAGACAGAAAGTTGTAGCGCTGGCGCGTGTCGTTCCAGAAGCGGTTGATGGCCGCGTCGAGATCGCCGACGAAAACGAGTTGCGCGTCTGCTGGCAGATAGTGAAACAGCGTCGCCGTCTCTTCGAAGAATAGCGGTAGGTAGTACTCGATACCGGCCGACGGCACACCGCTGCCGATGTCCTTATAGATGGGGCTGCGGCTCGGATCGCCTTCGAAGACTTCGCGCCAACGGCCCCGGAAGGCCGTGCGGGCGGGTTCGTCGAACGGGAATTCGCGCCCGGGTAGCAGACGCACTTCCTTCACCGGATACAGGCTGCGTTGCGTGTCGGGATCGAACGCGCGAATGCTGTCGATGGTGTCGTCGAAGAGATCGAGACGGTACGGCAGTGCCGAGCCCATCGGGAAGAGGTCGATCAGGCCGCCACGCACGCAGTATTCGCCAGGGCGCATGACCTGACTTACGTGCTCATAGCCTGCGAGCGTCAGTTGCGACTTCAGACGCGCTTCGTCGAGCCTTTCGCCCTGGGTGAAGAAGAACGTGTAGGCCGCCATGTAGCTGGCGGGTGCCATGCGATAGAGCGCCGTCGTTGCGGGCACAAGCACAATGTCGCAGCGCTTTTCGCCCAGATCGTGCAGCGTGGCAAGACGCTCGGAGACCAGATCCTGGTGCGGCGAGAACGTGTCGTAGGGCAGTGTCTCCCAGTCGGGGAGCAGGCGCACGCGGGCCTCGGGCGCGCACCACTTCAACTCCTGCTGAAGACGCAGCGCATCGGTGGCTTGCGCGCACACCACGGCCAGCAACGGCAGACGCTCGCGATTCTCTTCGAAATAGCGGGCGATGAGCAGGGCGTCGCTCGATGCGTGCGAGCCGGCGAAAGCGTAACGCTGTCCCGCTTTTACGAGCGGCACAGGCACGGTATTACGGGATAGGGCGTTGGCGGAGGACATAAGAAAACGTTGCAGAAATGGCAAAGCACGGGGCTCCATTCGCATGGGGCCCCGTGACAGTCAGTGTCTATTATAAAATCCCTGCTTTATCCTTACCTGCGTTTTATCGTGAGCGACCGACTTTTTGCCGTGATCCCGTGTGCCGGGGCCGGTGTACGCGCCGGGGCGGACGTGCCCAAGCAATACCGAAGCGTCGGCGGACGTCCCATGCTTCACTATGCGCTCGCCGCGTTCGACGCCTGTTCCGAATTCGCGCAGACCGTGCTGGTGCTGGCGCCGGACGACAATCATTTCGACGGGCGACGCTTCGGCACGTTGCGTTTCGCCGTGCGCCGCTGTGGCGGGCCGTCGCGCCATGCGTCGGTGCTGGGCGGGCTTCAGGCGCTCACCGAGTTCGGTGCGCAGGACACCGACTGGGTGCTCGTGCACGATGCGGCGCGTCCCGGTATTACGCCTGAACTGATCCGTACGCTCGTGGGCGCCCTGCGCGACGATCCCGTCGGCGGTATTCTGGCGCTGCCGGTCGCCGATACGCTCAAGCGTGAGCAGCCCCCTGTCGAGAAAGGCAAGTTGGCGGCGATTCAGGCGACCGAGTCGCGCGACGGGCTCTGGCAGGCGCAGACGCCGCAGATGTTCCGTCTCGGCATGCTCCGTCATGCGCTGGAAGACGCGCTCGCCGCTGGGGCCGAAGTCACCGACGAGGCCAGCGCCATCGAGCGCATGGGCCATGCGCCGAAGCTCGTGCGCGGTAGCCTGCGCAACTTCAAGGTGACGTATCCCGAAGATTTCGCGCTGGCCGAGGCGTTCCTCGGCACGGCCAAACCGGCCTGAGCCTCGAGCGTCCGACGTGAACTGACGTATCGTATTTCCGCCTTTGGCGATTTCAAGACTCCACATGACTGAACAAGCTGTTTCTCCTGTTTCGCTGGCCGCACTGTCCAAACTCCGTATCGGTCAGGGCTACGACGTGCATGCCCTCGTGCCGGGCCGTCCGCTCATCATGGGCGGCGTGACGATCCCGTTCGAGCGCGGCCTGCTCGGCCATTCGGACGCCGACGTGCTGCTCCATGCGATCACCGATGCCGTGCTCGGTGCTGCTGCGCTGGGTGACATCGGTCGTCACTTCCCGGATACCGACCCGACGTTCAAGGGCGCGAACAGTGTCGTCTTGCTCAAGGAGGCGATGCGTCGCGTGCGTGAGCAGGGTTACGAGATCCTGAACGTCGACTGCACGGTCATCGCACAGGCCCCGAAGCTCGCGCCGCATATTGCAGCGATGACGCAGTCGATTGCGGACGCACTGGGCGTGAGCGTCGCGCAGGTGAATGTCAAAGCGAAGACAAACGAAAAGCTGGGCTACCTCGGACGTCAGGAAGGTATTGAAGCGCAAGCGGCGGCGTTGCTGATCGGACGCTAATGTTGCTGTGGTTCGCTTAAGTCTCTGACCCCACCGTCAGCCGGACAACAAGCAAAACGGCGCTACCGGAATCTTCCGGTAGCGCCGTTTTTATTGGGCG
This window of the Pandoraea sputorum genome carries:
- the mfd gene encoding transcription-repair coupling factor, with protein sequence MSSANALSRNTVPVPLVKAGQRYAFAGSHASSDALLIARYFEENRERLPLLAVVCAQATDALRLQQELKWCAPEARVRLLPDWETLPYDTFSPHQDLVSERLATLHDLGEKRCDIVLVPATTALYRMAPASYMAAYTFFFTQGERLDEARLKSQLTLAGYEHVSQVMRPGEYCVRGGLIDLFPMGSALPYRLDLFDDTIDSIRAFDPDTQRSLYPVKEVRLLPGREFPFDEPARTAFRGRWREVFEGDPSRSPIYKDIGSGVPSAGIEYYLPLFFEETATLFHYLPADAQLVFVGDLDAAINRFWNDTRQRYNFLSHDRERPVLPPEQLFLLDQDFFTLAKPFARLTLPTPGDGSWAIALPPLAINRRADDPLAALRAYLARTPARVLLCADSAGRRETLLQLLHDNDLRPTSVESLEDFLTSDKRFAIGVAPLAAGFLLPTEDLAFVTENELYEGLARRAGKRRQEQATSVDSMVRDLAELKVGDPVVHSQHGIGRYHGLVSMDLGEGETEFLHLEYSGDSKLYVPVSQLHLISRYSGADPDTAPLHSLGSGQWEKAKRKAAQQIRDTAAELLNLYARRAARSGYAFELSPRDYEKFADSFGFEETPDQAAAIAAVMSDMTSGRPMDRLVCGDVGFGKTEVALRAAFIAVLDGKQVAILAPTTLLAEQHAQTFSDRFADWPVRIAELSRFKTTKEVNASVKAINEGQVDIVIGTHKLLSNDIQFQRLGLVIIDEEHRFGVRQKEALKALRAEVDMLTLTATPIPRTLGMALEGLRDFSVIATAPQKRLAIKTFVRREEDGVIREAMLRELKRGGQVYFLHNEVETIENRKAQLEALVPEARIVVAHGQMHERDLERVMRDFVTQRANVLLCTTIIETGIDVPTANTILMHRADKFGLAQLHQLRGRVGRSHHQAYAYLLVHDPKSLTKQAQRRLEAIQQMEELGAGFYLAMHDLEIRGAGEVLGDKQSGEIHEIGFQLYTDMLADAVSALKAGREPDLTAPLAATTEINLHVPAILPSDYCGDVQERLSLYKRLANGTHPDAIDTIQEELVDRFGKLPQQAQALIETHRLRLLAKPLGIIKIDASEEAVALQFEPTPPVDPMRIIELVQKHRHIKLAGQDKLRIEVKHAQLTDRVRAIKETLRALGSPGAKAA
- the ispD gene encoding 2-C-methyl-D-erythritol 4-phosphate cytidylyltransferase, giving the protein MSDRLFAVIPCAGAGVRAGADVPKQYRSVGGRPMLHYALAAFDACSEFAQTVLVLAPDDNHFDGRRFGTLRFAVRRCGGPSRHASVLGGLQALTEFGAQDTDWVLVHDAARPGITPELIRTLVGALRDDPVGGILALPVADTLKREQPPVEKGKLAAIQATESRDGLWQAQTPQMFRLGMLRHALEDALAAGAEVTDEASAIERMGHAPKLVRGSLRNFKVTYPEDFALAEAFLGTAKPA
- the ispF gene encoding 2-C-methyl-D-erythritol 2,4-cyclodiphosphate synthase, with translation MTEQAVSPVSLAALSKLRIGQGYDVHALVPGRPLIMGGVTIPFERGLLGHSDADVLLHAITDAVLGAAALGDIGRHFPDTDPTFKGANSVVLLKEAMRRVREQGYEILNVDCTVIAQAPKLAPHIAAMTQSIADALGVSVAQVNVKAKTNEKLGYLGRQEGIEAQAAALLIGR